In the Theobroma cacao cultivar B97-61/B2 chromosome 1, Criollo_cocoa_genome_V2, whole genome shotgun sequence genome, one interval contains:
- the LOC18611883 gene encoding cation/H(+) antiporter 15, which translates to MDSVDTVANKSEDTIVCYAPTMITTNGVWQGDNPLDYSLPLFILQLTLVVVSTRILVFILKPLRQPRVIAEILGGILLGPSVLGRSQGFANTLFPLRSVMVLETMANVGLLYFLFLVGVEMDLSVIRRTGKKALAIAVSGMILPFLIGASFTFILHDQNSEALGQGTFILFLGVALSVTAFPVLARILADLKLINSELGRMAMSSALINDMCAWVLLAIAIALAENDSSSLASFWVILSSVAFVVFCIFVVRPAITWIIRRTPEGESFSEFYICLILTGVMISGFITDAIGTHSVFGAFVFGLIIPNGPLGVTLIEKLEDFVSGLLLPLFFAISGLKTDIAAIKGGQTWGVLALVIFLSCAGKIAGTLLVTTFYQMPLSEGFTLGLLMNTKGLIEMLVLNVGKDRKVLDDESFAIMVVVAVVMTGIISPIVSTIYRPSRRFVPYKRRTIQTSKLDGELRVLVCIHNPRNVPTMINLLEASHPTKKSPICIYALHLVELTGRASAMLIVHNTRKSGRPALNRTQAQSDHIINAFENFEQHAGCVSVQPLTAISPYSSMHEDICSLAEDKRVALVIIPFHKQQTVDGGMEATNPAFRMVNQNLLANAPCSVGILVDRGLSGSSRLAANEMSHHVAVLFLGGPDDREALVYAWRMCEHPGTRLTVLRFVPGEDAVESTMQPTSDQNDPRILTVETDNSKEKQLDDECINDFRIKIANDESVTYTEKVVNNGEETVAAIRTLDSSHDLFIVGRGQGMMSPLTTGLTDWSECPELGAIGDILASSDFASTVSVLVIQQYVGVLPLESIGTPDSPLQADDDPMNRPAPPRGLAVFY; encoded by the exons ATGGACTCGGTAGATACAGTGGCGAACAAGTCGGAGGATACAATAGTTTGCTATGCACCAACCATGATAACTACGAACGGTGTATGGCAAGGCGACAACCCTTTGGATTATTCGCTTCCTCTCTTCATCTTGCAGTTGACGCTGGTCGTTGTCTCCACTCGCATCCTTGTCTTCATCCTCAAGCCCCTTCGCCAACCACGAGTGATTGCTGAGATTCTT GGAGGAATATTATTAGGTCCATCTGTGCTAGGACGGAGCCAAGGATTTGCCAACACATTATTTCCCTTAAGGAGTGTGATGGTGCTTGAAACAATGGCAAATGTTGGTCTTCTGTACTTCCTCTTCCTAGTTGGTGTAGAGATGGACCTTTCAGTGATTCGTCGTACGGGAAAAAAGGCTCTGGCCATTGCTGTTTCCGGTATGATCTTGCCCTTCTTAATTGGCGCTTCTTTCACATTCATTCTCCACGATCAGAATTCAGAAGCCCTGGGTCAAGGCACGTTCATCCTCTTCCTTGGTGTTGCTCTCTCAGTCACAGCATTTCCAGTGCTTGCTCGAATCCTTGCAGATCTGAAACTCATTAATTCAGAACTTGGCAGAATGGCCATGTCTTCTGCTCTTATCAATGACATGTGCGCTTGGGTTCTCTTGGCTATAGCCATTGCCTTGGCAGAGAATGATTCTTCCTCCTTAGCTTCCTTCTGGGTGATTCTTTCCAGTGTAGCTTTTGTCGTTTTCTGCATTTTTGTTGTCAGGCCAGCAATTACATGGATAATTCGCAGAACCCCCGAAGGAGAATCCTTCAGCGAGTTTTATATATGTCTCATTCTGACTGGGGTTATGATCTCGGGATTCATTACAGATGCCATTGGGACACATTCTGTATTTGGAGCTTTTGTGTTTGGTCTGATTATTCCCAATGGACCCCTTGGAGTTACTCTTATAGAAAAGCTGGAGGACTTTGTATCAGGCCTTCTACTCCCTCTCTTTTTCGCTATTAGCGGGCTGAAGACTGACATAGCTGCTATCAAAGGAGGTCAAACCTGGGGAGTCTTAGCCCTCGTTATCTTCCTTTCCTGTGCTGGCAAGATAGCAGGAACTCTTCTTGTCACAACCTTCTACCAGATGCCGCTTAGTGAAGGATTTACACTTGGCTTACTCATGAACACCAAAGGCCTCATTGAAATGCTTGTTCTTAACGTTGGCAAAGATCGGAAG GTCCTAGATGACGAGTCGTTTGCAATCATGGTAGTTGTAGCGGTGGTTATGACTGGGATCATCTCACCCATCGTGTCAACCATTTACAGGCCATCAAGGAGGTTTGTACCGTACAAACGTCGAACGATTCAAACATCAAAACTAGATGGAGAGCTACGAGTGCTAGTGTGCATCCACAACCCTCGGAATGTCCCAACAATGATCAACCTGCTTGAAGCCTCTCATCCCACCAAAAAATCTCCGATATGCATATATGCACTCCATCTTGTTGAACTCACTGGCCGTGCATCTGCCATGCTTATTGTCCACAACACCCGCAAATCTGGTCGCCCGGCCTTAAACAGAACTCAAGCTCAATCCGACCACATAATCAATGCCTTTGAAAATTTCGAGCAACATGCAGGCTGTGTCTCCGTTCAGCCCCTCACAGCCATTTCCCCTTACTCCTCCATGCATGAAGATATTTGTAGCTTGGCTGAGGACAAACGTGTTGCCCTCGTAATCATCCCTTTCCATAAGCAACAAACAGTTGACGGAGGGATGGAAGCCACAAACCCAGCATTTCGAATGGTTAACCAGAATTTACTTGCAAATGCACCTTGCTCCGTGGGAATTTTAGTTGACAGAGGCCTAAGTGGGTCATCGCGCTTGGCAGCAAACGAAATGTCTCACCATGTAGCTGTGCTATTTTTGGGGGGACCAGATGACAGAGAAGCACTTGTATATGCATGGAGAATGTGTGAACATCCAGGAACTAGACTTACTGTGCTACGATTTGTTCCAGGTGAGGATGCCGTTGAGTCTACAATGCAGCCTACTAGTGATCAAAATGACCCAAGGATATTAACAGTGGAAACAGACAACAGTAAGGAAAAGCAGCTTGATGACGAATGTATAAATGATTTCAGGATCAAGATTGCAAATGATGAGTCCGTTACATACACTGAGAAGGTGGTCAACAATGGAGAGGAAACGGTTGCAGCAATAAGGACATTAGACAGCAGCCACGACTTGTTCATCGTTGGGAGAGGACAAGGAATGATGTCGCCACTCACAACTGGACTTACTGACTGGAGTGAGTGTCCAGAGCTTGGTGCAATTGGAGATATTTTAGCTTCTTCAGATTTTGCATCAACAGTCTCTGTGCTGGTGATCCAACAGTATGTCGGGGTATTGCCACTTGAATCCATCGGAACACCAGACAGCCCACTTCAGGCAGATGACGACCCTATGAACCGGCCGGCTCCACCAAGGGGACTGGCTGTTTTTTACTAG
- the LOC18611882 gene encoding uncharacterized protein LOC18611882, whose product MRFRGLFSFCRGKLLKFSLQTMNFTPLIHKGKPIEKLHGWMCYSSFSTNGDLKGAHEKMMLAKDLACLVEESSHQDERKAKSRMELKRSLELRVKKRVKEQYLNGNFHNLMAKVIANPATLQDAYNCIRLNSNVDISVKHDSVCFKSMAEELLEGSFDVKANTFSVSTRGASKEVLVLPNLKMRIVQEAIRIVLEVVYKPHFSKISHGCRSGRDHSTALRYISKEIASPSWWFTLILNKKVDSSILAKLISKLQDKVEDNQLLATIQSMFDAQVLNFEFGGFPKGHGLPQEGVLSPILMNIYLHLFDQEFYRLSMRYEALHPGFDKDEDMSYSKLRNWFRRQLKENDVKYTVNDDSSPRVHCCRFMDEIFFAISGSKDVALSFKSEIVDFFKNSLELDVDDEQTEILPCNESNGIRFLGALVRRSVQEGPATRAVHKLKEKVKLFASQKQDAWNAGTVGIGRKWLAHGLKKVKESEIEHLADSGSTLSKISCFRKAGMETDHWYKVLTKIWMQDIKAKAAENEESILSKCVVEPALPQELKESYYEFLKRANEYVYSETAATLALLPNSSSNAGSVAITEIIAPVNAIKKRLLRYGLTTSEGYPHVVSLLVLQDNFQIIDWFSGIVCRWLRWYRECDNFNEIKLIISTILRKSCIRTLAAKYRIHESEIEKQFDSELCRIPSTEEVEQELTYETSDSHSFDSDEALMYGISYSGLCLLSLARMVSQSRPCNCFVMGCSMAAPSVYTLHAMERQKFPGWKTGFSSCIHPSLNKRRIGLCKKHLKDLYLGHISLQSINFGAWK is encoded by the exons ATGCGGTTTAGGGGCTTGTTTAGTTTTTGCAGAGGGAAGTTACTGAAATTTTCCCTTCAAACAATGAACTTCACACCACTCATTCATAAGG GAAAACCTATCGAGAAACTTCATGGTTGGATGTGTTATTCTAGTTTTTCAACCAATGGTGACTTAAAAGGGGCCCATGAGAAGATGATGTTGGCAAAGGACTTGGCATGTCTTGTTGAGGAATCGTCTCATCAAGATGAGAGAAAAGCGAAGAGCAGAATGGAGCTCAAGAGGTCTCTTGAACTTCGCGTAAAGAAGAGAGTAAAGGAGCAATATTTAAATGGGAACTTTCACAACCTAATGGCCAAAGTGATTGCCAATCCAGCTACACTTCAAGATGCTTATAATTGCATTAGGCTCAACTCAAATGTTGACATATCAGTGAAGCATGATTCTGTTTGTTTTAAGTCCATGGCTGAGGAGCTCCTTGAGGGGAGTTTTGATGTCAAAGCAAACACCTTCTCTGTCTCAACAAGAGGTGCAAGCAAAGAAGTCCTTGTCCTTCCAAATCTGAAGATGAGAATTGTTCAAGAAGCTATCAGAATAGTTCTAGAAGTTGTTTACAAGCCccatttttctaaaatttcacATGGCTGTCGAAGTGGGAGGGATCACTCCACTGCATTGAGATACATCAGCAAAGAGATTGCTTCTCCAAGTTGGTGGtttacattaattttaaacaaaaaggtTGATTCTAGCATCCTTGCTAAGCTCATTTCAAAATTGCAGGACAAGGTAGAAGACAACCAGTTACTCGCTACTATCCAGAGCATGTTTGATGCACAGGTACTTAATTTTGAGTTTGGAGGTTTCCCAAAAGGCCATGGTCTTCCACAAGAGGGAGTGTTATCCCCAATATTAATGAACATATATCTTCACCTCTTCGATCAAGAATTTTACAGATTGTCCATGAGATATGAAGCTCTTCATCCAGGCTTTGATAAGGATGAAGATATGTCATATTCCAAGTTGCGCAACTGGTTTAGGAGAcagttaaaagaaaatgatgttaaATACACAGTTAATGATGATTCTAGCCCAAGAGTACATTGTTGCCGGTTCATGGATGAGATATTTTTTGCAATTTCTGGTTCCAAAGATGTTGCTCTTAGTTTCAAGTCTGAGATTGTAGATTTCTTTAAGAATTCTTTGGAATTGGATGTTGATGATGAGCAAACAGAAATTCTACCATGTAATGAGTCTAATGGGATTCGCTTTTTGGGAGCTTTGGTTAGAAGAAGTGTGCAAGAAGGTCCTGCTACAAGGGCTGTGCACAAGTTAAAGGAAAAAGTGAAGTTGTTTGCTTCACAGAAACAAGATGCTTGGAATGCTGGGACTGTTGGAATTGGGAGGAAATGGTTGGCTCATGGTTTAAAGAAGGTTAAGGAGTCAGAAATCGAGCATTTAGCTGATAGTGGCTCTACTTTGAGCAAAATTTCTTGTTTCCGTAAAGCTGGGATGGAAACTGATCATTGGTACAAGGTCTTAACTAAAATATGGATGCAAGACATTAAAGCCAAAGCAGCAGAGAATGAGGAATCTATCTTGTCTAAGTGTGTTGTAGAACCAGCCCTTCCTCAAGAACTGAAGGAATcttattatgaatttttgaaGCGTGCAAATGAATATGTTTATTCTGAAACAGCTGCTACCCTTGCTCTTTTACCAAATTCAAGCTCAAACGCTGGCTCTGTCGCTATCACTGAAATTATTGCTCCAGTCAATGCCATAAAGAAGCGTCTCTTACGATATGGATTGACTACCTCAGAAGGTTATCCTCATGTGGTTTCACTGCTCGTCTTACAAGATAACTTCCAAATTATTGACTGGTTTTCAGGAATTGTTTGCCGATGGCTTAGATGGTACCGTGAGTGTGACAACTTCAATGAGATCAAGCTTATAATTTCTACTATACTAAGGAAATCGTGCATTCGTACTCTAGCAGCAAAATATAGGATTCATGAAAGTGAAATAGAGAAACAATTTGATTCAGAACTATGCAGAATCCCCTCGACAGAAGAGGTGGAGCAAGAGTTGACATATGAGACATCGGATTCTCACTCTTTTGATAGTGATGAGGCCTTGATGTACGGAATTTCTTATAGTGGTTTGTGTCTGCTATCTCTGGCAAGAATGGTGAGCCAGTCAAGGCCTTGCAATTGCTTTGTTATGGGGTGCTCAATGGCAGCACCGAGTGTTTATACTCTGCATGCTATGGAAAGACAGAAATTTCCAGGTTGGAAGACAGGGTTCTCAAGTTGTATtcatccaagcttgaataaaagGCGAATCGGATTGTGTAAGAAGCATTTAAAGGACTTATATCTTGGTCATATATCACTTCAATCCATTAATTTTGGTGCATGGAAGTAA
- the LOC18611881 gene encoding vam6/Vps39-like protein, producing the protein MVHSAYDYFELLNDCPTKIDAIESYGLKLLLGCSDGSLRIYGPDSSGADRSPPSDQHALRKEPYALERTVEGFSKKALLSMQVLQSRELLLSLSESIAFHRLPNLETIAVITKAKGANVYSWDDRRGFLCFARQKRVCIFRHDGGRGFVEVKDFGVPDTVKSMAWCGENICLGIRKEYMILNAMNGALSEVFSSGKIAPPLVVALPSGELILGKENIGVFVDQNGKLLQADRICWSEAPTVVVIEKPYAIALFPRRVEIRSLRVPYPLIQTIVLQNARHLIKSNNAVVVALNNSVYGLFPVPLGAQIVQLTASGNFEEALALCKLLPPEDASLRAAKEGSIHIRYAHYLFDNGCYEEAMEHFLASQVDITYVLSLYPSIVLPKTTAIPEPEKLMDLSLDASQLSRGSSGLSDDLETLLPQLSESDENAALEFKKMSHNTLMALIKFLQKKRYSIVEKAAAEGTEEVVLDAVGDHFSSTRFKKSNKGRGTIPINSAAREMAAILDTALLQALLLTGQSSAALELLKGLNYCDVKICEEILQKGNHYTALLELYRSNSMHREALILLHRLVEESKSNQLQAELIQKFSPEAIIEYLKPLRGTDPMLVLEFSMLVLESCPTQTIELFLSGNIPADLVNSYLKQHAPNMQTRYLELMLAMNENGISGNLQNEMVQIYLAEVLEWYSELSAQQIWDEKAYSPTRKKLLSALESISGYNPEALLRRLPPDALFEERAILLGKMNQHELALSLYVHKLHVPELALAYCDRVYDSAVRQPLVKSSSNIYLTLLQIYLNPQKTTKNFEKRITNLVSSPNTSTPKFGSAASIKAKGGRKKIASIEGAEDMRISPGNTDSGRSDGDAEESSEEGGSAIMLDQVFDLLSRRWDRINGAQALKLLPRETKLQNLLPFLGPLLKKSSEAYRNFSVIKSLRQSENLQVKDELYNQRKAVVKISSDSMCSLCNKKIGTSVFAVYPNGKTLVHFVCFRDSQSMKAVAKGSPLRKR; encoded by the exons ATGGTGCACAGCGCCTATGATTACTTCGAGCTCCTCAATGATTGTCCCACTAAAATCGACGCCATCGAATCCTACGGCTTGAAGCTCCTCCTCGGCTGCTCCGATGGCTCCCTTCGAATCTATGGTCCAGATTCCTCTGGTGCCGACCGGTCTCCGCCGTCCGATCAGCACGCGCTGCGAAAGGAGCCCTACGCTCTGGAGAGAACCGTTGAAGGGTTTTCAAAGAAGGCTCTCCTTTCAATGCAAGTATTGCAATCGAGAGAGCTACTCTTATCTCTCTCTGAGTCGATCGCTTTTCATCGGCTCCCGAACTTGGAAACCATTGCTGTGATCACCAAAGCTAAAGGCGCTAATGTCTACTCTTGGGACGACCGTAGAGGCTTCCTCTGCTTTGCTAGGCAAAAGAGAGTCTGTATTTTCAGGCACGATG GAGGGCGAGGGTTTGTGGAGGTGAAAGATTTTGGTGTACCAGATACAGTGAAGTCAATGGCGTGGTGTGGTGAGAACATATGTCTAGGTATTAGAAAGGAATACATGATATTAAATGCCATGAATGGTGCATTGTCGGAGGTGTTTTCTTCCGGGAAGATAGCACCACCTTTGGTTGTTGCTCTTCCCTCTGGGGAACTTATACTTGGGAAG GAAAATATTGGCGTCTTTGTGGATCAAAATGGAAAGCTTCTTCAAGCTGATAGGATTTGTTGGTCAGAAGCTCCTACTGTTGTTGTCATCGAGAAGCCATATGCAATAGCTCTGTTTCCAAGACGTGTTGAG ATTCGCTCTCTTCGAGTTCCATATCCATTGATACAGACGATTGTCCTCCAAAATGCTCGTCATCTTATAAAAAGTAACAATGCCGTAGTTGTAGCATTAAACAATTCTGTTTATGGGCTCTTCCCTGTTCCTCTTGGTGCTCAG ATTGTCCAATTAACAGCGTCTGGAAATTTTGAGGAAGCATTGGCCTTGTGTAAGCTGCTTCCTCCAGAAGATGCAAGCCTTAGAGCTGCGAAGGAGGGGTCAATTCATATAAG ATATGCTCATTATCTTTTTGACAATGGGTGCTACGAGGAGGCAATGGAGCACTTTTTGGCATCTCAAGTAGATATTACCTATGTGCTTTCTTTGTATCCATCCATTGTTCTTCCCAAAACAACTGCAATTCCAGAGCCCGAGAAGTTAATGGATCTTTCTCTGGATGCTTCACAACTTTCAAGAGGGTCATCTGGTCTGTCAGATGATCTGGAAACCTTGCTTCCACAACTATCAGAATCTGACGAGAATGCAGCACTTGAGTTCAAGAAAATGAGCCACAATACTCTCATGGCTCTTATTAAGTTCCTACAGAAGAAGAGATACAGTATTGTAGAGAAGGCTGCTGCTGAGGGAACAGAAGAGGTAGTTTTAGATGCTGTTGGAGATCATTTTAGTTCGACTAGGTTTAAGAAGTCAAACAAG GGGCGTGGTACCATTCCGATTAACTCAGCTGCTAGGGAGATGGCAGCAATACTGGATACAGCCCTCCTCCAAGCTCTGCTTCTTACTGGACAATCTTCAGCAGCTTTGGAATTGCTGAAAGGCCTTAATTACTGTGATGTAAAAATCTGTGAGGAGATTCTTCAAAAAGGGAATCATTATACTGCTTTGTTAGAACTTTATAGAAGTAACTCAATGCACCGTGAAGCTCTAATTCTTCTACATCGATTAGTAGAAGAGTCAAAATCAAACCAATTGCAAGCTGAGCTCATCCAAAAGTTCAGTCCTGAAGCAATTATTGAATATCTCAAG CCTCTTCGTGGCACCGATCCCATGCTTGTCCTTGAGTTCTCAATGCTTGTTCTTGAAAGCTGTCCAACACAAACCATTGAGCTTTTTTTGTCTGGAAATATTCCAGCAGACTTGGTCAACTCTTATCTGAAGCAGCATGCTCCAAACATGCAAACCAGGTATTTAGAACTTATGCTTGCGATGAATGAAAATGGGATCTCAGGGAACCTGCAAAATGAAATG GTACAAATCTATCTCGCAGAAGTACTTGAATGGTATTCAGAACTAAGTGCTCAACAGATATGGGATGAGAAGGCTTATTCTCCCACGAGGAAGAAATTATTGTCTGCATTGGAAAGCATCTCAGGATACAATCCAGAGGCTTTGTTGAGACGTCTTCCTCCAGATGCTCTATTCGAAGAGCGTGCAATTTTGTTGGGAAAAATGAACCAACATGAGCTTGCATTATCACTATATGTTCATAAG CTCCATGTACCTGAACTGGCCCTGGCCTATTGTGATCGGGTTTACGATTCTGCGGTTCGTCAACCATTGGTTAAATCTTCTAGTAATATATACCTCACTCTTTTACAAATCTATCTGAATCCTCAAAAAACAACCAAGAACTTTGAAAAGAGAATTACAAATTTGGTATCATCCCCAAATACAAGCACCCCAAAGTTTGGTTCAGCAGCTTCAATTAAAGCTAAAGGAGGACGTAAGAAAATTGCCTCAATAGAAGGTGCAGAGGATATGCGTATTAGTCCCGGCAACACCGATAGTGGTAGGAGTGACGGTGATGCTGAAGAATCCAGTGAGGAAGGAGGTTCTGCTATCATGCTTGATCAGGTATTTGATCTTTTGAGCCGAAGGTGGGATAGAATCAATGGAGCTCAGGCACTCAAACTCTTACCAAGGGAGACTAAACTACAG AACTTGCTTCCATTTCTGGGACCTCTTTTGAAAAAATCCAGTGAAGCATACAGGAACTTCTCTGTTATCAAGAGCTTGAGGCAGAGTGAGAACCTACAG GTGAAAGATGAACTCTACAACCAACGAAAAGCTGTGGTGAAGATCTCTAGTGATAGTATGTGCTCTCTCTGCAACAAGAAAATAGGAACAAGCGTATTTGCTGTCTATCCAAACGGGAAAACACTGGTACACTTTGTTTGCTTTAGAGATTCGCAAAGTATGAAAGCAGTAGCCAAAGGCTCACCGCTAAGGAAGCGATGA
- the LOC18611880 gene encoding U-box domain-containing protein 26, whose product MKEAQMTIPDLFTCPISLDLFTDPVTLCTGQTYDRSSIEKWLAAGNLTCPVTMQKLHDLSFVPNHNLRHLIEQWRQMGHQFDPDCLTTIDPLVSLKHNLESPEATLQDKLQTLENIRVLTEETPSSNSFLLRIGFLPLLLQLLFEKVDPEFSQEYVRFVALGLSCVLRLLPFGELECLNMLKEESMLESFVVLFEHGTAMIKQSLCHLVGEISSSSETRELCAMIGKHQRFLHRIVSLIQQNSETSDAGIKAISALCCLESNRENLVRQGLINGLITYILNSERKERSLAATAMARLEQLLRIERAKEALINNPHGVKAVVNMVFRVSDHEGSESAVNSLMMVCHESLQAREKAIAAGVLTQLLLLLQSQCSGRTKTKAMTLLKLLRSKWAEEK is encoded by the coding sequence atGAAAGAAGCTCAAATGACCATTCCAGACTTGTTTACATGCCCAATCAGCCTGGACTTGTTCACAGATCCTGTCACTCTATGTACAGGCCAAACTTATGATAGATCAAGCATAGAAAAGTGGTTAGCTGCAGGTAATCTCACATGTCCTGTTACAATGCAAAAGCTCCATGATCTATCTTTTGTTCCAAATCACAATCTTCGTCATTTGATTGAACAATGGCGTCAAATGGGACACCAATTTGACCCTGATTGCTTGACAACAATCGATCCTTTAGTCTCCCTGAAGCACAATCTCGAATCTCCCGAAGCTACCTTACAAGACAAACTTCAAACACTCGAGAACATCCGAGTTCTAACGGAAGAAACACCATCTAGCAATTCCTTTTTGCTCCGAATAGGTTTCTTGCCTTTACTTTTGCAACTACTTTTCGAAAAAGTAGACCCTGAATTCTCCCAAGAGTATGTGAGGTTTGTGGCGCTAGGACTTTCTTGTGTTCTTAGATTGCTGCCTTTTGGAGAATTGGAGTGTTTGAATATGCTCAAAGAAGAGTCCATGTTGGAATCTTTTGTGGTTTTGTTTGAGCATGGCACTGCCATGATCAAGCAAAGCTTGTGTCATCTTGTAGGGGAAATATCATCATCTTCAGAAACCAGGGAGCTTTGTGCAATGATTGGAAAACACCAAAGGTTCTTGCATAGGATTGTTTCTCTTATTCAGCAGAATTCTGAGACATCTGATGCTGGAATCAAAGCGATTTCAGCATTGTGTTGCTTGGAATCGAACAGAGAAAATTTGGTTCGACAAGGCCTAATCAATGGTCTGATAACATATATTCTGAACtcagaaagaaaggaaagaagctTGGCAGCAACAGCCATGGCAAGACTGGAACAACTTCTGCGAATAGAGAGAGCAAAAGAGGCACTGATAAACAATCCGCACGGCGTTAAAGCAGTGGTTAACATGGTCTTCAGGGTATCGGATCATGAAGGGAGTGAAAGTGCCGTTAACTCATTAATGATGGTGTGTCATGAATCATTGCAAGCGAGGGAAAAAGCAATAGCAGCTGGAGTATTGACGCAGTTGCTGTTGCTTCTGCAGAGCCAGTGTAGTGGTAGGACCAAAACGAAGGCAATGACATTGCTGAAGCTGCTACGATCCAAGTGGGCAGAGGAGAAATAG